The genomic segment CTGCAGCCTGATTTTCTGGGAGGCTGCCAGCCACTctgccatctcctcctctctgcaggcagctctgccctaTTCTCCGCTTATCATCTGCGTCTCCAGTGACAAAATGACTcgctggaggagagggacatGGGGCTGAATCCCTATGATGGGCATGAAGACGAGGAGCTGGTGATGCGACTGGAGGATGCTGCAGGGAAGGTATGGGCAGCCTCGCTGCCAGGGGATTGTGGTTCATCGGCCGGGCTCAGCACCCACGGTCAGGGCTTTGTACCCCTGTCCTGGTGGGTGCTGAGGGCACCTTGAGCAGCCGAGAGGTGACCTGACTCCACGGTGAGGGGATGCAGCCCCCTCCCACAGCACTTGCCAAGCCAGGAATGGGGGACAGGCAGTGGGAGAGGCTCTGTCCTTGGCCCCCGAGGTCTTAAGGACAGATATTCCGGGTGTTTATCAGCATGGTTGTTCTCCTCTGGGGAGAACCTGGTGTGAAAGCCCTTTCTGCATGAGCTGCTTGTGGCCATGCCCCAAACCCCCACCAGCCTGCTCGCCTTGGGGGGCCAGGAACTGGAACTAAAGCTGTGTTTGACCTTCTCTAGGCAGCTCTTTGTGAAGCAATTAGATCTGCCCTGGGCTGTGCTGATGCAGAAAGCCTGTCTGACAAACTGTGGCTCCTAGGGGTAAGGGGGCTGCTTAATTCCCAAAGGAAACCTGGAAGGGAGGCTGgcagaaaagcttttcctcactgctccctgcctgcagcctggaggaggagacATGAAGGAAATACAGTGATTGCCATGATTTTGCTCCACCAATCGTTATCTCCACTAAGGGCCCCCCACCTGCAGGTGTGATGCAGAGTTTGGCTTGCAGAAAGGCAGCCAAAATCCTTAAATGCAAGCCTGCTGACCCCACAGCTTCGGAGGCTCCTTagcacagctcagtgctgtgCTGCCTCTATGGCGTAATCACCGCTCCCCTGTGGGTTCCAGAGACATGCAGGAGCTTTTCCATCCAGCCTCAGCAGTTCAGGAGCTCAGCAATGGGGGCTGTGAGTGCTGGGAAGGGCTCAGGAGTTTGGCAGCTCGTGTGCACCTCGGGTTTAGCCCTGGGCTCTCATGGGACCCTTGCAGGGGCACAAGGACCTtcctgcagaggagcagccagTGTGTTGATCCAGATTTTCCTTCTGGGGCCGTGTTTGCCCTGCTTACACAGGAAATTTGGtttttgctttccctgctgCCACAAATatcccagctgcctgcagtggAGAGCAAGCAAGTTGAGCTGTGGGCTGGTGGGGTCAACTTTCAGAGGCTGATGGGCTTCCCCAGGGCAGTGTGGTGCATGCTGAGGCTGGTTCACCACGACCATGGCGAGGGTCTGGCAGGTTTCCCCTGGACTTCTTTCCACCCAGGGAATGATGAACAGGACGCCCCAATGCTTTAAGTCCATCAGtatcctttttgttttctgctgcacTCAGGATGGAGATGTTCAGGACCTCCCAGCCTAGGAACGGGAGAGAGGAGGCCAAGCGaggcaaaacacagcagccatGGCCACGCGTGGCCAGCGCACCAAGGTGCTTCCCTCCGAACTGAACAAGGTGTGCCCTGAGAGAGGAGACGACCCTGCCACCCACCCCAGGAAGATGAGTGACTTCGAGGTGGTCCCCAACCTTCAGCAGAGCAGTAGCAGCGTTTTGAGGAGCAGGCGGAAGGCACATTTGCCCACTGGCAACAATGAAAAGGCAAGTTCAGGAGGTGCTGGAAGAGAGGGTTGTTGGCCAGACAGGATGGAAGTGTTAATGAGTTATCAAGTGACTCATTAACAGGAACATTAATAACAGATCACTTTAGTTTTAGGGACAGACTGCCAAACATCTGAGGTACATGTCCATATCTCCTCTCCTTGGAGTACACCCAGCTTTGGCCTTACAGATAGCGATGGagctttcttcctttgcatcaaaagcagcaccCAACTACGCTCCAGGCACCAGGGTGTCCGGCTGCTCGCACAACTTCTGGCCCTTTGCAGAAGCCctaacatttttctgcttttcctgctcccTCAGGAAAATCTCATCTCGTGGATTCCTGAAAACATCCGGAAGAAAGAGTGCACCTACTTTGTTGAAAGCTCCCAGATGTCAGATTCCGGGTAAGTCAGATGGTCCCTCATCCTCCTGCCTgccaggaaagcagaaggggTGTTTGGTGACAAAGCAACAGCACAAGCAAATCCCACCTTTCTGGTGGGAGCTGCTGTCAGAGGCTTCACAAATTCCTTTTCAActgtttcttctccctgctgtgTGCCGCCACATGGCTGGTGTCCTGTGTCCCAGTGAGGAACCTTTCCAATGGTTTTGCAGGCAGTCACTTCCACCTGTACTTCATCCAGAGTGActttaaaatttctgtcttAAATCTCTCTAGGTGgaaacaacactttttttttttgctaaactTTCCCCCAAACAATGCCTTTGTTCTGCACAAATTCTGAGCTGGAGGACAAGCTGGGGGGAGATGCCGGTGCCTGTGGTGTTCTCAGTGAGAACACCCACACCTCCTGCCTGGGCTGAGGCCGCTGGGCTTTGCCTTTTGGTTTGGATTGGTTTTGGTGAAGCTGGTGGTGTGTGTTTCAGGAGGATTGTGTGTGAGTGTGGCTACCTCAGGGAACAGCACCTGGAAGATGCTGCCAAACCTCCCATCTTCCTGGGGAAGGAATGGGACCCCAAGAGGCACATCCAGGAAATGCCAACAGATGCCTTCGGAGACATCCACTTCACTGGCCTGGGACAGAAGATGGGGAAGGTGATCTGGTTTGCTTGTCTGGGATGTGTGGGGAGCAAGTGCCAGAGCATGTGAAATCCATTCTCTCCAGAATGAGGGGAGGATGGGAAAGTATGGAAATGCCCTGAAGGCAACACTGACCCGAGCAGAGGAAGGTGGGGTGGGACAGTACTGTCCCTTTGTGAAATCACAAGACTGATCTTCATGCTGCGGGGTCCGTGCTTGGAGCGGCTGTTCCCTGTCCTTGTCCTTAAGTTTGTTTTGGGAATGTTTGGTCCCAGGGAAGCGCATAAAGACCTGGGGTGGCAGCAAGGAGTGTGCTGTGTGGGAAGCCTCTGGTTCTCTTCTGGGACAGGAGAAATTGTGGTGAAGGTGCCCTGTTGCCCTGACCCTGTTGTTTTTACCCAAAACATATGTGTGCTCCCTTTTCTGTAGTATGTGCGCGTCTCCTCGGATACCCCTCCCCGGATCATCTACCACCTCATGACACAGCACTGGGGCCTCGACGCACCCAATCTGCTCATCTCAGTCACCGGAGGAGCCAAAAACTTCATCATGAAGCCAAGGCTGAAGAACATCTTCCGGCAAGGGCTTGTCAAAGTGGCCCAGACCACAGGTAAGAGATGCGGAGGCTCTCCGTGCAACTGCAGAGGGAGAAGGGCCTGTCACCTGGCCGTGCCACGTTCAGTGAGCTGGGCTGCTGTGGACATGCCGAGCTGTAGGTCTCTGTCTGGACTACCACCACCAGAGATGGATTATTATTGCTCAGGCACTGCAAATGGGCTCATAGAGAGCTGGGCTGAGCAATACAGCACCGTGCTGAAGGCATCTCCTGTGCTGTCTGGGCTTGATGTAGTGGGTAGAGAAGACATCTTCTTGGGGATGGAGCATCTCTGAGGACCAGGTGCTCCTGCAGCCATGTAGGGGGATGCTGGGAGATTACTGTGAGCAGAGCCTCTCCCTTCCTAAGCCCCTCTCTGACCCCCAGGGGCCTGGATCATCACAGGGGGGTCACACGCTGGTGTGATGAAACAGGTGGGAGAGGCAGTGCGAGACTTCATCCTGAGCTGCAGCCACAAGGAGGGCGAGATTGTCACCATTGGCATAGCCACCTGGGGGACCGTGTACAACCGGGAGAGCCTCATCTGCCCTATGGTGAGCCAGGCAGAGGTGGAGACGCATTTGCTTTGGCTATGCCTGGGCTGCCGGGGAAGTCCTGCCAAGGATCACGGTGGGGACGGGTGCTTCAAGATGTGCTGGTGGCCAGCAGACCTGGTAAAGCTCAGAAGGAGTAATGGTTCCAGGCTGACGTTTGCTGAGGAGCCCCTCTACCCTACCCAGTGTCTTGCGTAggtgctgtgctgcttctgggaGGACCCTTGTGGGTGTGAGGACAAGTGGAGCAGAGACAGAGGAGCATGGGGCGAGGCTGACATGAAGACTGCAGcggggacagggacagctgTTTGGCTAGACTGTCCCTGTGTGCTGGCCTGTTCCTGTCCCACGTGCTGGTTGCTTTGGGCATCTGGggctcctctgcagccctgccaggctTTTCCCAGAGTCTGTCCTCCTGCACCTTACAGGGTGGCTTTCCAGCTGAGTACGTGCTGGATGAGGAGAACCAAGGCAGCCTCTCCTGCCTGGACAGCAACCACTCCCACTTCATCCTGGTGGACGATGGGACCCATGGGAGGTATGGGGTGGAAATTCCCCTGAGGACCAGACTGGAGAAGTTCATTTCGGAGCAGACCAAGGTGAAAGGAGGTAAAGGCAACACAATGCAAGGTCTGAGGCAAAGGAGCGCCCAGAGTGGGACTGGGAGCCCATCCTGGCCTCCAGAGAGAAGGGAGGCTGTGACTTCCCTGGAAGATCCAGGCAAGGGGTTTAAGAGTATTGCCATGATGAATGTGGAACCTGGTCCCTCACGTCCCTGTTTGACTTATGGTGTCACTGAAGGGGTCCCCAAATCTTGTGATCCTGAACTGATCAGGGAAAGGGCCAGGCCTCCAAGGGGGCTTCCAGATGGCATCTTCTCACTGTACAAATGATCTTCTGTTCTAACATATGCACACACAACGCTCCAGCAGCCTGACAGCCAGGACATCGCCTCCCCTCTCTCCTGGAGCCTGGCATTGCAGGAGCAGTGCTCCCACCTTGCCTTTCACACCCTGATGCCCCGTATTCAGCTGCATGGAGGAGGCTGCCCCACCAGGAGATGACCctgctctgcttccctgcaggtgttgCCATCAAGATCCCCATTGTGTGCGTGGTGCTGGAGGGAGGTCCTGGAACACTGGACGTAAGGAACTGCTCCTGCCCGCTCCTAGCAGGGATGAAGTGAGGTGTGGGTGAGAGGGGCAGCTCCTTGCATGGGGTGCTTCTCTCTGGTGTCGGTGTGAGAATGATACCACAccagctgaaatgcagctggGTGGGAGTGCTGTGAGGCAGCCATGTGTGTCTCAGGTTCAGAGAGAGTCTGCTGACCTCTGGGTGGGATTAGGAGCAGCCTCCCCGCTCTGTTGTAGACCATCTACAATGCCATCACCAACGGAACACCCTGTGTGATTGTGGAAGGGTCTGGACGTGTGGCCGACGTCATCGCGCAGGTGGCCAGCCTGCCTGTGCCCAAGATAACCATTGCCTTGATCCAGAAGAAGCTGAGCATGTTCTTCCATGACACCTATGAACTTTTCACTGAGGGAAAGCTGGTGGAGTGGACTAAGAAGGTGAGCCTCTTGCAGGTAGACAGCTCCTTTCACTGAACTTGTGGAGATCAAAAGGGTCCCCAGGGGACCTTGCCCATGAGCAGCAAGGCTCCCAGGGTGAAGTTAAGGCTCATATGCCCACCCACCAACCTTCTCCGCCACACCATGCTCAGCATTGTCCTGGTGGACACTCCAAGGGCATGAGCCCTGCTCCTCCACTGCCTGCCCCGTTTGGGCAGAGAGGTTCCATTTAGGACCACccccagccaggctgggagacACAGCACAGGAGGTCTGTAGGCAACCCAAAGAAAGCAAGGAGTTGCCCCACACAGGACAGGGACCTgtgggaggaagcagagaggagatggtgcTGCTAATTGCTTGCCCACGGTTCTCTTTGTAGATCCAAGACATAGTACGGAGCAAGCATCTCCTGACCATTTTCAGAGAGGGCAAATATGGCCATCAGGACGTGGATGTGGCCATCCTCCAGGCGCTGTTCAAAGGTGAGGGGTGTGGAGCTGCTTTGGAGGATGGGGCAAGATGAATGTGATGGGGGTCACGAAtcacctcctgcagctgctggactTACGAGCTCACCAAAGGGATCTCCAAACCTTGTGATGCTGAGCTAATGGGGGAGAGATGTCTCTTCCAAAGGGCCAGGCCTCCAAAGGGGCTTCAAGGTGATATCTTCTCACTGTGTAAATGATCCTCTATTCTAATGCGTGCACTTTGCATACAGCATCCCGAAACCAGGACCACTTTGGGCGTGAGAACTGGGACCACCAGCTGAAGTTAGCTGTGGCCTGGAATAGGGTGGACATCGCTCGGAGTGAGATTTTCACGGACGACCATGAGTGCAAGGTAAGGGAGTACCTGTGCTCATTGTCTGGTCAGGCTTGCAGCTTGTCAGGTCCTCCTTGAGGACTGTGGATATTGAGGGCATCATTCACCTCACCAGTACCTAGGGAGAATTTCTGAGGGCATTTCTCCTGGCCCCTAAGCTCCCACCACATCACCAGGGGCTCCGAATCTGTTCTGTCTTTCAAAGGTGCACTCAAACAGCCAAAGCAAAGGTGAGCATACCCTGCGATTCTTGTAAAGGTCCTATTTTGCTTATCATTGGTTACCAAGGTGATTGGTATTTTGTTCAAAACTGGTGTCTTTTAAAGACAATCCTCCAGCCTAGAGCCAACAATACCTCttgccagctctgccccatgGTTGCTGCTCATGCCGCGTTGTCAAATTGCAATTCATCTCTAAACTCATCTCACACAGCCTGGTGCTTCCCTGCTCAAACTTTACTACAGAGCaaggcagggagcagcacaAGCCAGCTCTGGTGTCCCACGCCTAACCCAGCTGTTGAGAAGTCAAAGCTGAGCAGGGTTCTCTGTCCTTTCTGCTTGAAAGGGCTGATGGGAACCAGGATCCCAAAGAGGGAATATTAGGTGGTGTAAAAATGCACAGCCTGAACAAGATCTGCACCTTTGTTGGGAAGGGGCCCTGCTCTGGGACATGGAGCCCCTCACCTCTGCCTCTGGCCTGCCAGCCCACAGATCTCCATCCTGTGATGGCAGCCGCCCTGATCTCCAACAAGCCAGAGTTTGTGAAGCTATTCTTGGAGCAGGGAGTGCGTCTGAAGGAGTTTGTTACCTGGGACACCCTGGTTTACCTCTACGACAACTTGGCACCCTCCTGCCTGTTCCACAGCAAGCTGCAGAAAGTCCTGCTGGAGGAGAGAGAGCACACCACTGGCTCCAAAATGCCAAGAATCCAACTGCACCATGTCTCCCAGGTGCTGCGGGAGCTCCTGGGCCGCTCCACACAGCCTCTCTACCCCAAGCCCAAGCAGACAGAGCGGCCCCGCCTCTCCATCCCCGTCCCACACATCAAGCTGAACGTACGCATCTTCAGGTTGTGTGGTGGCAGGGTTGCATTAGGGAGGGGGACACTGGCTCAAGAAACCATCCTGGAGGTTGCAGTTGGTTCTCTTATCCTTTGGCCTGCTCAAGAATCCTACTTAAAATCCCTTAAAGCCCTGCCCAAGTCATCTGCCCCACGTTTGAGGTTTTACTTCCACTCTCCTACACGTGGCTGCGTGACTGGTGGGCAGGACCCAGTGGGGTGGGTGCACTGGGCAGGATGGGCCCACATGATCCTGGTCTTAGAGAAAGCAACATTTCCAGGATGAGTCCAGTCTTGACCACCTCATTACCTGCAGCCACGGCTCTTCCAACTTCTTTgttgaaagagtggtgaagctgtgtaacaggctgcccgggAAAATGgtggagccaccatccctggaggtgttcaaaaaacatgtaaaagtggcactttgggacatgattaagtaggcacagtggtgttgggctgacagttggacttgatgatcttagaggtcttttccaaccttaatgattctatgattccatgggTGGTGGAGGCAGGAACCAAGGTTTCAGGGGTGGCTTTGTGCTGAGGGGTGTCTGATTTCTGCAGCTTCATGGCAGGGGAATAGGTCTGAGCACCGCATGCCTTGCAGGTTCAGGGGTCGAGTCTCCGGTCCCTCTACAAGCGCTCTTCTGGCCGAGTCACCTTCACCATGGACCCCGTGCGTGACCTGCTTATCTGGGCTGTGGTCCAGAACCGCAAGGAGCTAGCAGAAATCATCTGGGCCCAGGTATCGCAGCCCAGGGCTGTCAGTCCCAGCTGGGAGGCTCAGATAGAGCCAAAACTCCCATCCCCAAGAGGAAGGATTCCACCTACAGGCATTTGGGACAGCAGGCAAGCTGGCCCCCAGCCAAATGGGAGATAGCTGGTGAGCCTGAACACACTGGAAGTCCATTCCCAGGCACACACCATGATGTCAGGTCCCTCTCTTCTCAGCCAAAACGTACGCAGTGGGCGGAGGGGATGTGCTGGGCCAGATGTGTGAGAGCCTCAGCCCCTGACAGAGGGCTCAGCAGACCACAGGTGGGACAAAGGGGCACAGCGGCTGTGGTGGAGAAGGCTTCCACCCATAaacagcatccccagggcaAGAGGCAGTGTGGCTGGTGGCATAGTGACACTGTCCTGTGACCCAAGGCTTCCCTCTGAGAGAGCAGGAGTGTCCCCAGTTTCTCCATGGTGGTGGGTTCTCTTCGTCCCCTGCAAGCAGAGAGGGGCCCggcccagcccagccctcctCATGACAAGCTGTCCATCCTGAGCAGCAGCCTGTGGGATAGGGCACAGAACTCCATGCTTTCTCTGTCCTCTTCTGCTCCAGAGCCAGGACTGCATGGCGGCTGCGCTGGCCTGCAGCAAAATCCTGAAGGAACTCGCCAAGGAGGAGGATGACACCGACACCACTGATGACATGCTGGCCCTGGCCGAGGAGTACGAGCAGAAGGCAATTGGTGAGCAGGAGGGGACCAGCAGCCCAGAACTACTCTCATACCCTGCAGGACTGGCTCGTTCAGCTCAGGAGGAGTCTGAGGGTGATGGGTGGGGTGAATGGTGCCAAACTGGGGTCCTCTGGTCACGGTCAGGGTCGTGATATTGTGAGGGCTCCTGATGGGAGCACAAAGGGTGCCACTGTATGGTGCGATATCCAGATCCTCCTGCAAAAGGTGGCTCTGTAGGTGTCTCACAGAGCACTAAGGTGGCCCTGGAGATCAGCCTCGTCTCCCCGGTCCCTGTCTGTCCAGATGTGTTCACAGACTGCTACCGCAAGGATGAAGAGAGAGCCCAGAAGCTCCTCACCCGTGTCTCTGAGGCCTGGGGGAAGACAACCTGTCTGCAATTAGCGTTGGAGGCCAAGAACATGAATTTTGTGTCCCATGGGGGTGTCCAGGTGGGTTCCCAGTGGTGGTGCTTGGATGGCAACTGCTCAAGTGTCCCCTGCCTCAGATCCAGGGTTCCTTGTTGGCAGTGGTGGggctctgccctgcagctccaCTCTGATGGGGAGAGCTTCTGTAACCACtactcctctttctcccttctcacaGGGCTTTTTAACCAAAGTCTGGTGGGGGAAGATGTGTGTGGACAACGGCCTTTGGCGGGTGATTGTGTGCATGCTGTTCTTCCCACTCCTCTACACCAGCCTCATCACCTTCAGGTACTTCTTGCAGCTGTGTCCTGCTGGAcaggagaagctgctgtggCTTCTCCCTGGACATCTGATCCCCATTTCCACTCCTGCTCCCCACAGGGAGAAGAGGCTGCAGGCCCTGGGCTGCCTGATGCGCCTCCGAGCCTTCTTCACAGCCCCTGTCGTCATCTTCCACATGAACATCCTCTCTTACTTcatcttcctcctgctcttcgCCTACGTCCTGATGGTTGACTTCCAGCCATCGCCGTCCTGGCAGGAGTACCTGCTCTACTTCtggctcttctccctggtgtGCGAGGAGATCCGCCAGGTACggggcaggcagagcagagactGGGAGGAggtgagaggagggagaaacaCCCCTCTGGGTGCTCTTGGAAGGTCCTGCGTAGCTCATGCTCCCATGCTGCTTCTCATGTCACCTTCCATTCAGATTGGTTCCAGCACAAGGGACCGCCAGATCCCCAGTCTCTGAGGCTGGAGAATCTCCTTGGCTGCATCTGGGCTTTCAGAAAGgcaaagacattttgttttgaGATGAAAACTGTATGCCATGCCCCTGTAGAACATCCTGTAGGTTCAGGTTAACTTCGGGTATGTAAGAGGGTCCAGTGACGGCCAGTAGGTCTGTGCAGTCCCTCCCCTCTGCAGGGCACGTGAGTATCCCACAAGGCTTTCACTGGAACACAAacccctcttctcttcccagcagctcttgTATGACCCAGATGGGTTTGGGGTTGTGAAAATGGCTTCCCTGTACTTCAAGGACTTCTGGAACAAGCTGGATATCTGCGCCATCCTAGTCTTCATCACAGGGCTGACTTGCAGGTGAGATGCAGAACCACTTGCCTGGCAGCGCGCAGGCTCAAGCCACAGCACTAGGCTACAAAACTGGCTTGAGAATTGGGCAGGTTTTCTAATtgcaatttcttcttctgaaggCCAGTGAAGGTTTATGTGGCCATGGGATTAATTCTGACCaatttccctctgctttcagttGCTTTTTGGAGAGGTGTTTTTCATGCCTCATCTCTCACCCAGCACTCGGGGGAAGCTCCCTGATGTTGCAGAAATGTAGTGCTGTGAGATCAGAGCCCCCGTCCTCAGTGGTGGCACTGAgatgtttcctttcctctcttctgtgcACAGGCTGATCCCGTCAACTTTATATCCTGGGCGCATCATCCTGTCGCTGGCTTTTACCATTTTCTGCTTGCGTCTGATGCACATTTTCACAGTCAGCAAAACGCTGGGGCCCAAAATCATCATTGTGAAGCGCATGGTGAGAGCTCCCCTCCATCCTGCTGGGGCGATCAGCTGGAGCAGCCAGATGCCTCCCGTGTTATTCTATCCTGGAGTAACGTTTGCTCTAGGACGGTTTTGCTTCCCCTCTGTCCTTGCAGATGAAGGAtgtcttcttcttcctcttcctgctaGCGGTGTGGGTGGTGTCCTTCGGGGTGGCCAAGCAGGCCATCCTGATCCACAACGAGCAACGCGTGGAGTGGCTTTTTCGTGGTGTGGTCTATCACTCCTACCTGACCATCTTTGGGCAGATTCCCTCCTACATTGACGGTAAGGGACACCAGCCGGTGACAGCCAGTGGCGTGAGCAGGTGGGTGTCACAAGGCTGAGGGGTACCAAACCCATGCCAAGGTCTGCCCAGCTCCCACCACGTTGGCCCGTAGAAGTCCTGCACAGGGCTCCTCTCCAGGCACAACGTAAGGCCAGGAGGGATTAATGAGAGGGCGTGGGGATGgagccctgctccagcagatGGGGAGCGTTGCCACCAGTGCAAATGGAGGGGCTGCACCTGCCCAAGCAGAAGAGAGCACCCGAGCAAAGCAGGTTGATCCAGCTCTGTGCCTCAGCTGCAATGCTGGTGGCAGTGAGCAGAGCAACTGGATGATGCAGATCAAGGTCAAATCCCTCCTCAGTGCTAAGCTCCCTTGATGCTGGCTGCTTTCAGAGAGGCACTGTGAGCTTTGGCTGCAGTCACACCATGCTCTCTTGCAGGGGTGAACTTCAA from the Cuculus canorus isolate bCucCan1 chromosome 9, bCucCan1.pri, whole genome shotgun sequence genome contains:
- the TRPM2 gene encoding transient receptor potential cation channel subfamily M member 2 isoform X1, coding for MATRGQRTKVLPSELNKVCPERGDDPATHPRKMSDFEVVPNLQQSSSSVLRSRRKAHLPTGNNEKENLISWIPENIRKKECTYFVESSQMSDSGRIVCECGYLREQHLEDAAKPPIFLGKEWDPKRHIQEMPTDAFGDIHFTGLGQKMGKYVRVSSDTPPRIIYHLMTQHWGLDAPNLLISVTGGAKNFIMKPRLKNIFRQGLVKVAQTTGAWIITGGSHAGVMKQVGEAVRDFILSCSHKEGEIVTIGIATWGTVYNRESLICPMGGFPAEYVLDEENQGSLSCLDSNHSHFILVDDGTHGRYGVEIPLRTRLEKFISEQTKVKGGVAIKIPIVCVVLEGGPGTLDTIYNAITNGTPCVIVEGSGRVADVIAQVASLPVPKITIALIQKKLSMFFHDTYELFTEGKLVEWTKKIQDIVRSKHLLTIFREGKYGHQDVDVAILQALFKASRNQDHFGRENWDHQLKLAVAWNRVDIARSEIFTDDHECKPTDLHPVMAAALISNKPEFVKLFLEQGVRLKEFVTWDTLVYLYDNLAPSCLFHSKLQKVLLEEREHTTGSKMPRIQLHHVSQVLRELLGRSTQPLYPKPKQTERPRLSIPVPHIKLNVQGSSLRSLYKRSSGRVTFTMDPVRDLLIWAVVQNRKELAEIIWAQSQDCMAAALACSKILKELAKEEDDTDTTDDMLALAEEYEQKAIDVFTDCYRKDEERAQKLLTRVSEAWGKTTCLQLALEAKNMNFVSHGGVQGFLTKVWWGKMCVDNGLWRVIVCMLFFPLLYTSLITFRYFLQLCPAGQEKLLWLLPGHLIPISTPAPHREKRLQALGCLMRLRAFFTAPVVIFHMNILSYFIFLLLFAYVLMVDFQPSPSWQEYLLYFWLFSLVCEEIRQLLYDPDGFGVVKMASLYFKDFWNKLDICAILVFITGLTCRLIPSTLYPGRIILSLAFTIFCLRLMHIFTVSKTLGPKIIIVKRMMKDVFFFLFLLAVWVVSFGVAKQAILIHNEQRVEWLFRGVVYHSYLTIFGQIPSYIDGVNFNIDQCSPNGTDPRKPKCPETNEDDKKPIFPEWLTVILLCLYLLFTNILLLNLLIAMFNYTFQQVQEHTDQIWKFQRHDLIEEYHGRPPAPPPFILLNHLQILVRRGLLRRPATRHKQLKEKLEKNEEAALLSWEMYLKENYLQHQQCQEKQNTEQKIRDIAQRVDVLAELLDLDRVKRTGLVERRLVSLEDQVQQSAQALRWIMQALQSSGFGSGEDMPSVGSSKALEMKDVDPEGKPEESQPACHVLARNLLYPGSHTFRFPVPDEKVPWEVEFPLYDPPAYSADHKDMAVQDPFSPSLESLLKINYNTMDGLIDRQSFHGLYAVQDGLPLNPMGRTGLRGRGRLHCFGPNHALHPVVTRWRRNLDGSIIRKSLKKMLEVLVAQYPLSDVWSLPGGSLEPGETLPLKLKWILRREFWPQFQNLLKQGTEIHKGYLDDPRNTDNAWVETVAISVHFNNQNDVEMKRLNSFLQGCDPELCIRWQVLDKRIPLHANHKELLHKVSVVLGAYY
- the TRPM2 gene encoding transient receptor potential cation channel subfamily M member 2 isoform X2; amino-acid sequence: MATRGQRTKVLPSELNKVCPERGDDPATHPRKMSDFEVVPNLQQSSSSVLRSRRKAHLPTGNNEKENLISWIPENIRKKECTYFVESSQMSDSGRIVCECGYLREQHLEDAAKPPIFLGKEWDPKRHIQEMPTDAFGDIHFTGLGQKMGKYVRVSSDTPPRIIYHLMTQHWGLDAPNLLISVTGGAKNFIMKPRLKNIFRQGLVKVAQTTGAWIITGGSHAGVMKQVGEAVRDFILSCSHKEGEIVTIGIATWGTVYNRESLICPMGGFPAEYVLDEENQGSLSCLDSNHSHFILVDDGTHGRYGVEIPLRTRLEKFISEQTKVKGGVAIKIPIVCVVLEGGPGTLDTIYNAITNGTPCVIVEGSGRVADVIAQVASLPVPKITIALIQKKLSMFFHDTYELFTEGKLVEWTKKIQDIVRSKHLLTIFREGKYGHQDVDVAILQALFKASRNQDHFGRENWDHQLKLAVAWNRVDIARSEIFTDDHECKPTDLHPVMAAALISNKPEFVKLFLEQGVRLKEFVTWDTLVYLYDNLAPSCLFHSKLQKVLLEEREHTTGSKMPRIQLHHVSQVLRELLGRSTQPLYPKPKQTERPRLSIPVPHIKLNVQGSSLRSLYKRSSGRVTFTMDPVRDLLIWAVVQNRKELAEIIWAQSQDCMAAALACSKILKELAKEEDDTDTTDDMLALAEEYEQKAIDVFTDCYRKDEERAQKLLTRVSEAWGKTTCLQLALEAKNMNFVSHGGVQGFLTKVWWGKMCVDNGLWRVIVCMLFFPLLYTSLITFREKRLQALGCLMRLRAFFTAPVVIFHMNILSYFIFLLLFAYVLMVDFQPSPSWQEYLLYFWLFSLVCEEIRQQLLYDPDGFGVVKMASLYFKDFWNKLDICAILVFITGLTCRLIPSTLYPGRIILSLAFTIFCLRLMHIFTVSKTLGPKIIIVKRMMKDVFFFLFLLAVWVVSFGVAKQAILIHNEQRVEWLFRGVVYHSYLTIFGQIPSYIDGVNFNIDQCSPNGTDPRKPKCPETNEDDKKPIFPEWLTVILLCLYLLFTNILLLNLLIAMFNYTFQQVQEHTDQIWKFQRHDLIEEYHGRPPAPPPFILLNHLQILVRRGLLRRPATRHKQLKEKLEKNEEAALLSWEMYLKENYLQHQQCQEKQNTEQKIRDIAQRVDVLAELLDLDRVKRTGLVERRLVSLEDQVQQSAQALRWIMQALQSSGFGSGEDMPSVGSSKALEMKDVDPEGKPEESQPACHVLARNLLYPGSHTFRFPVPDEKVPWEVEFPLYDPPAYSADHKDMAVQDPFSPSLESLLKINYNTMDGLIDRQSFHGLYAVQDGLPLNPMGRTGLRGRGRLHCFGPNHALHPVVTRWRRNLDGSIIRKSLKKMLEVLVAQYPLSDVWSLPGGSLEPGETLPLKLKWILRREFWPQFQNLLKQGTEIHKGYLDDPRNTDNAWVETVAISVHFNNQNDVEMKRLNSFLQGCDPELCIRWQVLDKRIPLHANHKELLHKVSVVLGAYY